Within the Nicotiana tabacum cultivar K326 chromosome 11, ASM71507v2, whole genome shotgun sequence genome, the region aaacgggcgggaTCGGGTTGGATATGGGCGAGTCGAAAATGAGTAAtgaaaaaaagaataaattatacgaCTCAacccatatttaatatggataaaaatcagttaaccggcggataatatggatatccatattatccatggcttcttgaatatgatcacttttgggagaattcctagtctcctaAACTctaggaacccccaatttgagactttataaatataaaagttaaatccATTAGTTATCTATTGGTTATCTATTTTCTAAGTTGGTAAAATatgattcttatccatatttgatccaTTTTACAAAAATTTATTATCCAACcgattttttaataaataatatgaATAGATAACTGTTTACTTTTAACCACTTTGTCACCACTACCACTGCTCGGTACAGTGGAATGTTAATTTAATTAAGCTGTGAATTGAATCACTAGTATCAACTATAACTTGAGGAATCAAGCATATGAAAGATTCGGTCACATCTAGTCAAACAAAATATAATTCCAGTACAGGACATCTTGTGCAATTATTTAATTTCTgtatgataatttaattatgtCAAAATGCATCATTCAATATAATACTGAAAATCCACAAGAAAACATAAGTAGAATCACTATAAATCAACTATGAATCGAAGGACATGACTTCCAATGATTCAATAGCCGCAAACTTCTATTCTCTTTATCTcaaaaaataaagcaaaccaaaAAAATAGCTAGGCAAAAGAACGACCCAAAAATTGCCCAACTTTTGTAAAGAATGActtgaaaaataaattcaaagaGCTCCAATACAGATGTTTAAACCATCGTTATTTGTCACTGGAGTTGAATGTCCTGGCTGAGATTGAACCTGGGAATGAGGAGGTGGGTGTGACAATAGACCAGCAGTAGGTGGCCGTGCCACAAAAGGTGCAAATCGGTAATTTAGATGGCTTTGATTAGGTGGGAAATTGAATACAGGAACCCAAGAGACTGTAGGTGCTATTACTTTGGCTGCTGTAAGGCCCCTGGGTACTCCCATCTGTATACACAAGACAATGTCATAACATATTAGACAAGTGTCGTATGGAGAACTATAATTTCTTAAGTTGTACTCTATTATATCTAATCTATTTCGGTTATGAAGGGGTTTACTTTCTGTTTGCGACAAATTTATCGTAGAGAAAATAAAACTGCAATCACTAAAAActataaaggaaaaagaaatttaTTAATAAACATTATAGGTTACAACTCTTTATCCCTTGATTTTTCCCTCCGATTTATTCTACGTGATTCAAGGACCTTAGCAGTGTATTTCTCGAAGGTAGGACTTGAagcaagacatatttgacatgtctTTGATTTCTTAATGAATATTCCAAGAGCTTCATGGAATTTCGAAAATCTCATATTTGATCTCTTTATGCATATTCCGGAAGTCTATGGAATTGCTGACGTCCTCTTTATGCATATTCCGGAAGTTTATGAAATTGCTGACATCTCTTTGAAGGATGTAGCCTTATTTATAGGCATGGATTTAGGGTTTGGGTGGAATAGCCACCAAGTAACCCTAACCACTCCTAGTATTTCAAGAGTTgtcttaaatttaggatttatctTGATATGTTAAAACTTCAGTGTCTACACTTTCTGCTCCAAACTGATATTctatttgcatttttttttttctattgtaTACTATAAGAGAAGTTTTTTGTGAAGTGTCGTCGATGGTGTTTTCGCCATAGGATTAGAAATAGTTCATTTGTGGCTAGTGATATCAACATTAAGAGCTTACTCTCAACTTTTCTATTCATTTCCTTTATCAACAAAAATGAATTTTCTTGTCCAAAGTATATGGAGTGTGTAATTCTCCCCTCTTACCATACAAGGCATGCGGCGTAAGTCAGGGACTCCCAAGGGTCTAGTCATCGGTGAAAGTGGGGGCCTTGCACAAGGAGCAGCCTGCACATATATTATTGTTACGACTATGACTTTAACTTATagtattatataattaaaaaaataacctTTATTTTAGTCATTCTAGATAATTTAATCCATATGAACTACAGTTTATCTGTATCAATTAGATCTGCAGTTTAATAATGTACGTACCTGTCCTTTAATTTGGCAAGTGTCGAACAGTTGTTCCAATGGGGCACTCGCCTGTCCAATAAACATAGCCATTTTAATTAATACGCTAATCATATGTaacattaattattttttgtggCATCGAAATTATAGACTTGCCTCTTTTTGGACTTCAGGAACCATGTTTTTTGAAATAGAAGGTGAAGAAGAATAAGTTTCAGAAGGAATCTGTGAAATCTGCAAATTTACAAATTCCTATCAGTATAATACATAGaacagaaaagaaagcaaaaaaggagaatataattaaaatattaccGAATCTTTTAGATTGACATCAAAGACACTAGGACGAcgtttttttttatcatttgagGCGATTCTGATAAAATACTTTTGGGCATGGCTAGCCACCTGAGATGGAGTCCTTGTAGGCACATAACTTTTGGAAATTCCTCTCCAATCACCTTTTCCAAGCTTTTCTAAACCAATTAAGAAAGATCTGTGTTCTTCCTCTGTCCATGATGTTCCTATCAGAAAATAAAATTACAACTATAATAATTCTGGCTTATACAAATGCGATCTAAGCAAGACGCCTTGAAATTCCATTCGGTAGGGAAGGAGGAATTTCCTTATACTATATATGTAAAGTAACTCAAACCTTGTATTGAATAATCCtggcaaaaagaaaaagagtctcaTATATAGATTTGAAACAAGGATTTTGAGacaaaatttttgaaaactagaaaCGAACCTAAATCGTAAAAGACTATTGTAGAATtgattcaaaacctcaaaaatcgcTTTAAATACATTGTGATTATTTCGCtatgaaataaataaaacacGCTACAAACCTATATAGTATTGTTATGATCTCAAGAAAAAAGACGTGCATGATTCGTGATTGACACCATAAGAAAACAATACAAAAACAATACAAAGAATCTATTTTATGAAGGTTCGGCAAGGCGACACTAGCCAAAATATCACATTAACATATATAGTAGATGTTTGAACTCTCCCAAACATAACATTCGACTTAGACACCAATtggtatataaaaaaatataggaTAAAGAAATGGTGATCAAGATTTGACAAacctttttttctatttcttgGCCCATCGGAAAGATAGCCAGAGTCAAGGACGGCATTGTGATCATGAATTTCAAGATTACCAAGACTTTTGCTCCTTCTTATGGCAGATTCATGATCTCCAATCttcatcttcatttttgtatCACCATGGTGATTATTATTAGTCGTATCGTCGATCCTAACTCCAAATAATTTGATTCCTTTCGAATTATAATTACATGTTCTTGAATTGTGTCCATTCTGCCCACAATGAGAGCACTTCCTTGCATCTTTTGTCATGCTAGATACTCACCCAGGGGGTTTTTCtatatgtatatgttgtttttcttcaacatataatataattaaattaatacaAAGTGGTGGTTGTATTCAATTCTACTATAAAGCGTACGCTACTATAAGACGAGGTTTTCTCGAATTCTTGGCAATACAAATAGGATTGAACTAAAGAGATTGCATATTTATAGCTTCTACCAATCATTTTGCCGTGTAAGTTTTACCTTACCTTTAGTTATTTTTCCTTACATATACTACTCTTACTTtacataaataataaatttttccctcttttattTTGGGAGTTATATTCATAATTAATCTTC harbors:
- the LOC107802866 gene encoding transcription factor MYB1R1-like, translating into MTKDARKCSHCGQNGHNSRTCNYNSKGIKLFGVRIDDTTNNNHHGDTKMKMKIGDHESAIRRSKSLGNLEIHDHNAVLDSGYLSDGPRNRKKGTSWTEEEHRSFLIGLEKLGKGDWRGISKSYVPTRTPSQVASHAQKYFIRIASNDKKKRRPSVFDVNLKDSISQIPSETYSSSPSISKNMVPEVQKEASAPLEQLFDTCQIKGQAAPCARPPLSPMTRPLGVPDLRRMPCMMGVPRGLTAAKVIAPTVSWVPVFNFPPNQSHLNYRFAPFVARPPTAGLLSHPPPHSQVQSQPGHSTPVTNNDGLNICIGAL